CCTGACGGTTCAGAACGATGGGCCTTCCGCCCAGACCCTTGCGTTTCAGACCACCCTGAAAGCCGACTTCACCGCCGAGCGGGCCAACCGGGTGGTCTGGCAGTGGTCGCGCGACCGCGACGTGCAGTTGAGTCCGTCGGACCTGACCCTCGCGCCCGGCCAGAAGACCACCTTCAGAGCCTCGTGGGACGGGCGCGACGACGCCGGACGCGACCTGCCGGCGGGAGACTACGTCGTCAAGGGAGTCTTTCTGGGCCAGTGGTCGAAGACCTCGCTGCCGCTGGTGGCCGAGGCGACCATCGAAGTCAAGCGGCCCAAATCTTCCATAACGTGAAAAGGTTCTGAATCGGCAGGTTTTTTGAGGAGGCCCCCAGAATTGTAAAGACCCCTTGGGAAAGGAGGTTCTGACGTGCCACAAGACGGTCCAGGAC
Above is a window of Bacillota bacterium DNA encoding:
- a CDS encoding BsuPI-related putative proteinase inhibitor, giving the protein LTVQNDGPSAQTLAFQTTLKADFTAERANRVVWQWSRDRDVQLSPSDLTLAPGQKTTFRASWDGRDDAGRDLPAGDYVVKGVFLGQWSKTSLPLVAEATIEVKRPKSSIT